From Cronobacter turicensis z3032, the proteins below share one genomic window:
- the csgG gene encoding Curli production assembly/transport component csgG: MQRLIVLIATILLSGCLTAPPKEAASPTLMPRGQSYQDLIHLPEPKGRLYVSVYNIQDETGQFKPYPASNFSTAVPQSATAMLVTALKDSRWFIPLERQGLQNLLNERKIIRASQENGTVGDNNRMPLQSLMSANVMIEGSIIGYESNVKSGGAGAKYFGIGADTQYQLDQVAVNLRVVNVSTGEILSSVNTSKTILSYEVQAGVFRFIEYQRLLEGEVGYTANEPVMQCLMSAIETGVIYLINDGITRGLWELNDPGAVNNPVLKKYRGLSAPAV, encoded by the coding sequence ATGCAGCGCCTGATCGTTCTAATCGCCACAATACTGTTAAGCGGATGCCTGACCGCGCCACCGAAAGAGGCCGCAAGCCCTACCCTGATGCCACGCGGACAGAGCTATCAGGATCTGATTCATCTGCCGGAGCCGAAAGGGAGGCTTTACGTCTCGGTATATAATATTCAGGATGAAACCGGGCAGTTTAAACCCTACCCGGCCAGTAACTTCTCAACCGCAGTTCCCCAAAGCGCCACCGCCATGCTGGTGACGGCATTAAAAGATTCCCGCTGGTTTATTCCGCTGGAGCGTCAGGGTCTTCAGAATCTGCTCAATGAGCGAAAGATTATTCGCGCCTCGCAGGAAAACGGTACCGTGGGCGATAATAACCGCATGCCACTGCAGTCGTTAATGTCTGCCAATGTCATGATCGAAGGCTCGATTATCGGTTATGAAAGTAATGTGAAATCAGGCGGCGCGGGCGCGAAATATTTCGGTATCGGGGCGGACACGCAATATCAGCTCGATCAGGTCGCCGTCAATTTGCGCGTCGTGAATGTCAGTACCGGCGAGATTCTCTCCTCGGTAAATACCAGTAAAACCATTCTCTCTTATGAGGTGCAGGCGGGCGTCTTTCGCTTTATTGAATATCAGCGGCTGCTGGAGGGCGAGGTCGGGTATACCGCTAACGAACCCGTTATGCAGTGCCTGATGTCGGCCATTGAAACGGGCGTTATCTATTTAATTAACGATGGGATCACGCGCGGTTTGTGGGAGCTTAACGACCCAGGCGCGGTGAATAATCCGGTGCTGAAGAAATATCGCGGTCTCTCCGCACCCGCCGTCTGA
- the ycdY gene encoding Uncharacterized protein ycdY, with the protein MNEFSIICRLLGSLWYRAPQDPVVAPIYSLIREGKLAQNWPLEQDELLARLQKSAQPDEVQADYQALFGEDDARVTPLRSAWVEGGSDQEVRAFLTTRGMPLGEAPADHFGLLLLAASWLEDQSAEDEAQAQEILFGEFLIPWYETFLGKVEAHAATPFWRTLAQVTREAIQAMWEELQEEEEENDAE; encoded by the coding sequence ATGAATGAGTTTTCAATAATTTGCCGCCTGCTGGGCTCCCTCTGGTACCGCGCGCCGCAGGACCCGGTGGTGGCGCCGATCTACAGCCTTATCCGTGAGGGTAAGCTCGCGCAAAACTGGCCGCTGGAGCAGGATGAACTGCTGGCGCGGCTGCAAAAAAGCGCGCAGCCGGATGAGGTTCAGGCAGATTACCAGGCGCTGTTCGGTGAGGACGACGCCCGCGTGACGCCCCTGCGCTCTGCGTGGGTAGAGGGAGGGAGCGATCAGGAGGTGCGCGCCTTTTTAACCACGCGCGGCATGCCGCTCGGCGAGGCGCCAGCGGATCATTTCGGCCTGCTGTTGCTGGCAGCCTCGTGGCTTGAAGATCAGTCTGCGGAAGATGAGGCGCAAGCGCAGGAGATTTTATTCGGCGAGTTCCTGATCCCCTGGTATGAAACGTTCCTCGGCAAAGTGGAAGCGCATGCCGCCACGCCGTTCTGGCGCACGCTGGCGCAGGTCACCCGCGAAGCCATTCAGGCGATGTGGGAAGAGCTGCAGGAAGAGGAAGAAGAGAACGACGCAGAGTAA
- the yraJ gene encoding Uncharacterized outer membrane usher protein yraJ, giving the protein MLMEQGDPGERGADLSIFSTQNQLPAGNYPLRIRLNGSEMFTRTIPLTVNAQGETHPVITPALLEELNVKTDAYPALAALAPLAPIEDIGALIPAASIRLNTHRMALEVSIPQAALRRTARGYVDPQFWDDGIPALFSNYTFNGAHSQSDVGNGDTSQYLNLQNGLNLGPWRVRNYSTWSKSDDEAHWDSIYTFLQRDIKPWRSQLTLGESYSPSMIFDSVKFKGAQLATDDNMLPDSLRGFAPVIRGIANSNAEVTVRQNGYIIFQDTVAPGAFEINDLYPTSHSGDLEVTIKEADGKERRFIQPFSAVPIMQRPGQIKYSLTAGEYDPNSSQDATPAFAQGTLIYGLNNQLTLYGGAMGADTYQAAALGVGVGLDEWGSVSLDVTHARSHLQNNTTSSGQSYRFQYSKNIELTDTAITLAGYRYSTSGYFAFDEANHDEAWYDDRYSGYYQQRSQLQISINQTLNDIGSFYLNGYQRDFWNRTDKEQNLSVGFAFSTAGVTWTLSSAWNKTDAQTDRQIALGVSVPLSRWLASSWATFNVSQNQDGDTRYQSGLSGTLMDDGRLSYSLQQSYNQAGQSGDDTADSSADLNYKSRFANLSLGYYHSDDSQQWSYGASGALVMHPHGVTLSQPLGDAFALVDANGASDIRFKNQAGVSTDWLGYAVIPWLSPYERNELTLDTTTMPSGVDAQNTHLTLIPNKGALVYARFDAREGLRLLLTLRQTSGEPVPFGALVTLDGIDGYESIVDEGGVAYLSGVKENGVVQVKWGNHAGQRCQASIVLPEAGPDEGDLRPLTAICR; this is encoded by the coding sequence ATGCTAATGGAGCAGGGCGATCCCGGGGAGCGGGGCGCAGATTTATCGATTTTTAGTACGCAAAATCAGCTGCCAGCGGGCAACTACCCGCTGCGCATCCGGCTTAACGGCAGTGAAATGTTTACCCGAACGATTCCGCTGACAGTGAATGCGCAAGGGGAGACCCATCCGGTCATTACGCCCGCGCTGCTGGAGGAACTCAACGTAAAAACTGACGCCTATCCGGCGCTCGCGGCACTGGCTCCGCTTGCGCCCATTGAGGATATTGGCGCGCTGATCCCGGCGGCATCAATACGGCTTAATACCCATCGGATGGCGCTGGAGGTAAGCATCCCGCAGGCGGCGCTCCGCCGTACCGCTCGCGGCTATGTCGACCCGCAGTTCTGGGACGACGGCATTCCGGCGCTGTTTAGCAACTACACCTTTAACGGCGCGCACTCGCAAAGCGACGTGGGGAACGGCGATACCTCGCAATACCTTAACCTCCAGAACGGGCTGAATCTTGGCCCGTGGCGGGTGCGTAACTATTCCACATGGAGTAAAAGCGACGACGAGGCGCACTGGGATTCCATCTACACCTTTCTGCAACGGGATATTAAACCCTGGCGCTCGCAGCTGACGCTCGGCGAGAGCTATTCCCCGTCGATGATTTTTGACAGCGTGAAATTTAAAGGCGCGCAGCTCGCCACCGACGATAACATGCTGCCCGACAGCCTGCGCGGGTTCGCGCCGGTGATTCGCGGCATCGCGAATTCAAATGCGGAAGTCACGGTGCGCCAGAACGGCTACATCATTTTTCAGGACACCGTCGCGCCGGGCGCGTTTGAAATCAACGATCTTTACCCCACGTCGCATAGCGGCGATCTGGAGGTGACGATAAAAGAAGCGGACGGCAAAGAGCGGCGGTTCATCCAGCCGTTTTCCGCCGTGCCGATTATGCAGCGGCCAGGGCAGATAAAATATAGCCTGACGGCGGGCGAGTACGATCCGAACAGTTCGCAGGATGCCACGCCCGCGTTTGCGCAGGGAACGCTGATTTACGGTTTGAACAATCAGCTGACGCTGTATGGCGGCGCAATGGGTGCAGACACTTATCAGGCCGCGGCGCTGGGGGTTGGCGTCGGGCTGGATGAATGGGGCTCGGTCTCGCTTGATGTGACCCATGCGCGCAGTCACCTGCAAAATAACACCACGTCATCAGGCCAGTCCTATCGTTTTCAGTATTCCAAAAATATTGAACTGACGGATACCGCTATTACGCTTGCGGGTTATCGCTACTCCACCAGCGGCTATTTCGCTTTTGACGAGGCGAATCACGACGAGGCCTGGTACGACGATCGCTACAGCGGTTATTACCAGCAGCGCAGCCAGTTGCAGATCAGTATTAACCAGACGCTTAACGATATCGGGTCGTTTTATCTCAACGGCTATCAGCGTGATTTCTGGAACCGCACGGACAAAGAGCAGAATCTCTCGGTGGGCTTCGCGTTTTCAACGGCAGGCGTGACCTGGACGCTCTCTTCGGCGTGGAATAAAACAGACGCTCAAACCGACCGACAAATTGCGCTCGGCGTCAGCGTGCCGCTTAGCCGCTGGCTGGCTAGCAGCTGGGCGACCTTTAACGTCAGCCAGAATCAGGATGGCGATACGCGTTACCAGAGTGGTCTTAGCGGCACGCTAATGGATGACGGCAGGCTCAGCTATTCACTTCAGCAGAGCTATAACCAGGCGGGGCAGAGCGGCGATGACACCGCCGACAGCAGCGCCGATCTTAATTATAAATCACGCTTCGCTAACCTGAGCCTCGGCTATTACCACTCTGATGATTCGCAGCAGTGGAGTTATGGCGCGTCTGGCGCGCTGGTAATGCACCCGCATGGCGTCACGCTGTCACAGCCGCTCGGCGATGCCTTCGCGCTGGTGGATGCCAACGGGGCCAGCGATATCCGCTTTAAAAACCAGGCTGGCGTTTCGACGGACTGGCTGGGCTATGCCGTTATTCCCTGGCTCTCGCCTTATGAAAGAAACGAGCTGACGCTGGATACCACCACCATGCCCTCCGGCGTGGACGCGCAGAATACGCACCTGACGCTCATCCCTAATAAAGGCGCGCTGGTGTATGCGCGTTTTGATGCACGCGAAGGGCTCCGCCTGCTGTTGACCCTGCGGCAGACCAGTGGCGAGCCGGTGCCGTTTGGCGCGTTGGTGACGCTGGATGGCATTGACGGTTATGAAAGCATCGTCGATGAAGGCGGTGTGGCGTATCTGTCTGGCGTCAAAGAGAACGGCGTGGTGCAGGTGAAGTGGGGGAACCATGCCGGACAGCGCTGTCAGGCGTCCATCGTTCTACCCGAAGCGGGGCCAGACGAGGGCGATTTGCGCCCTCTGACCGCTATATGCCGATAA
- the csgF gene encoding Curli production assembly/transport component csgF, protein MNSAQAQNSYKDPSYDDYKIDTPSALDNFTQAIQSQLLGGLLTNINKGKPGRMVTNDFIVDISNRDGQLYLNVTDRKTGKTSTIQVSGLQSGSTNF, encoded by the coding sequence CTGAACAGCGCGCAGGCGCAAAACTCATATAAAGACCCGTCTTATGACGATTATAAAATCGATACACCCTCCGCGCTTGATAATTTTACACAGGCGATTCAGTCACAGCTGCTGGGTGGCCTGTTAACCAATATCAATAAAGGTAAGCCGGGTCGTATGGTCACCAACGATTTTATCGTTGATATCTCTAATCGCGACGGTCAGCTTTATCTCAACGTGACCGATCGTAAAACCGGCAAAACCTCCACGATCCAGGTCTCTGGCCTGCAGTCCGGCTCGACCAATTTTTAA
- the ycdZ gene encoding Inner membrane protein ycdZ, with protein MPSWAGFLGCTAWFASPKGGVTGFLTILFTLCSGVLWAQVIIAGSAVAPELAWLSYAMTGVVAFLMCIQARQTLLGFVPGTFIGACATFAGQGDWKGVLPALLLGLLFGVAMKCSGQWLAGRCEPEKTTATE; from the coding sequence CTGCCTTCCTGGGCGGGCTTTCTCGGCTGTACCGCCTGGTTTGCCAGCCCAAAAGGCGGCGTCACCGGTTTTCTGACTATCCTGTTTACATTATGCAGCGGCGTGCTGTGGGCGCAGGTCATCATCGCTGGAAGCGCCGTAGCGCCGGAACTCGCCTGGCTAAGCTACGCCATGACCGGCGTGGTGGCGTTTCTGATGTGCATTCAGGCGCGCCAGACGTTGCTTGGATTCGTGCCGGGAACATTTATCGGCGCCTGCGCGACGTTCGCCGGGCAGGGCGACTGGAAGGGCGTGTTGCCTGCGCTGCTGCTGGGGCTACTGTTTGGTGTGGCGATGAAGTGCAGCGGGCAGTGGCTTGCCGGGCGTTGTGAGCCTGAGAAAACCACTGCTACGGAGTAA
- the yraI gene encoding Uncharacterized fimbrial chaperone yraI produces MNNATAGGIVVGGTRVIYEGNKKEAALSIKNNSAASPFLLQSWVDNGDGKTRGPFMVTPPLFRIESEEDHELRIAKTGSLPEDRESLFYLNIRAIPPSSPEAVNTLKLVVKTRIKLFYRPQALVVDAQTAYQQLKFHLAEGHLLAENPTPFYMVFDSLKVGATRIQSADMLAPFASQRFALPTKETGRVVSWRVINDYGGVTKPETRTL; encoded by the coding sequence GTGAATAACGCGACCGCTGGCGGTATTGTGGTGGGGGGCACCCGTGTCATTTATGAAGGCAATAAAAAAGAAGCGGCGCTGAGCATTAAAAATAACAGCGCTGCCAGCCCGTTTTTATTGCAATCCTGGGTAGATAACGGCGACGGTAAAACACGCGGTCCTTTTATGGTCACGCCGCCACTGTTCCGTATTGAATCTGAAGAAGACCATGAATTACGTATCGCGAAAACCGGCAGCTTGCCGGAGGATCGCGAATCACTGTTTTATCTGAATATCCGCGCCATTCCACCGTCATCGCCGGAGGCGGTCAATACCCTTAAGCTGGTGGTCAAAACCCGCATCAAACTGTTTTACCGTCCGCAGGCGCTGGTGGTCGACGCGCAAACGGCCTACCAACAGCTCAAGTTTCATCTCGCCGAGGGCCATCTGCTGGCCGAAAACCCGACGCCATTCTACATGGTGTTTGACAGCCTGAAGGTTGGCGCGACCCGCATTCAGAGCGCCGACATGCTGGCGCCGTTCGCCAGCCAGCGCTTTGCGCTGCCAACAAAGGAAACCGGGCGGGTGGTGAGCTGGCGCGTCATTAACGACTATGGCGGTGTTACGAAACCTGAGACTCGCACTCTGTGA
- a CDS encoding Putative hydrolase CKO_02035 yields the protein MLSLHKITEESAMYPVDLHMHTVASTHAYSNLHDYIAAAKQKGVRLLAITDHGPDMADAPHHWHFINMRIWPRVVDGVGILRGIEANIKNREGEIDCTGPMLDSLDLIVAGFHEPVFAPQDKDANTEAMIAAMASGTVHIISHPGNPKYPVDIPAIAAAAAKYQVALEINNSSFTHSRKGSGPNCKAIAAAVRDAGGWVALGSDSHTAFTLGDFHECRKVLDDVDFPEDRILNVTPRRLLDFLETRGMTPIAEFAAL from the coding sequence CTGTTATCCTTGCACAAAATCACAGAGGAGAGCGCCATGTATCCCGTTGACCTGCATATGCACACTGTCGCCAGCACCCATGCCTACAGCAACCTGCATGATTACATCGCCGCGGCGAAACAAAAAGGCGTCCGCCTTCTGGCTATCACCGATCACGGCCCGGACATGGCGGATGCGCCGCATCACTGGCATTTTATTAATATGCGCATCTGGCCGCGAGTGGTGGATGGCGTCGGTATTCTGCGTGGTATCGAAGCGAATATTAAAAACCGCGAGGGTGAAATCGACTGCACCGGCCCGATGCTCGATTCGCTCGATCTTATCGTCGCAGGCTTCCACGAGCCGGTATTCGCGCCGCAGGATAAAGACGCCAATACGGAAGCGATGATCGCGGCGATGGCGAGCGGCACGGTGCACATTATCAGCCACCCTGGCAACCCGAAATATCCCGTCGACATTCCGGCTATTGCCGCCGCCGCCGCGAAATATCAGGTTGCGCTTGAAATTAACAACTCCTCGTTTACCCATTCCCGCAAGGGCAGCGGACCGAACTGCAAAGCGATTGCCGCGGCCGTACGCGATGCAGGCGGCTGGGTAGCGCTGGGGTCTGATTCTCACACCGCCTTTACGCTCGGCGATTTCCATGAGTGCCGCAAGGTGCTGGATGACGTCGATTTCCCCGAAGATCGCATCCTGAACGTGACGCCGCGTCGCCTGCTTGATTTCCTTGAAACCCGCGGCATGACGCCGATAGCTGAATTCGCCGCCCTTTAA
- the ghrA gene encoding Glyoxylate/hydroxypyruvate reductase A codes for MEILFYHPSFDIAGWAPLLQRHLPHARLRAWLPGDNAAADYALVWHPPYEMLRGRLNLKAIFALGAGVDSLLSRLNEHPDLLPPGVPLYRMEDTGMAAQMQEYAISQVLHWFRRFDDYAALQREARWEPLEEYRHADFTVGVLGAGVLGGQVAQSLSCLGFPVRCWSRSRKTLAGIESFAGPDELPAFLHGTRVLINLLPNTPETVGIMNARLLAALADNAYVLNLARGVHLVEEDLLAALECGKVKGAMLDVFHHEPLAQESPLWRHPGVRITPHVAAVTRPEEAAAFIAQSITRIERGDMPPNQVDVARGY; via the coding sequence GTGGAGATCCTCTTTTACCATCCCTCTTTTGATATCGCCGGGTGGGCCCCTTTACTGCAACGTCATCTGCCGCATGCGCGTCTTCGCGCCTGGCTGCCTGGCGATAACGCCGCCGCGGATTACGCGCTGGTCTGGCATCCGCCGTATGAAATGCTGCGCGGGCGCTTGAACCTGAAAGCGATTTTCGCGCTCGGCGCGGGTGTGGATTCGCTCTTAAGCCGCCTGAACGAGCATCCGGATCTGCTGCCGCCCGGCGTGCCGCTGTATCGCATGGAGGATACCGGCATGGCCGCGCAGATGCAGGAGTACGCCATAAGCCAGGTATTGCACTGGTTTCGTCGTTTCGATGATTACGCCGCGCTACAGCGTGAAGCGCGCTGGGAGCCGCTGGAAGAGTATCGTCATGCGGATTTCACTGTCGGCGTGCTGGGGGCGGGCGTGCTCGGCGGCCAGGTGGCGCAGAGCCTGAGTTGTCTGGGCTTTCCGGTGCGCTGCTGGAGCCGCAGCCGCAAAACGCTGGCAGGCATTGAAAGCTTCGCCGGCCCGGATGAATTACCTGCGTTTCTGCACGGCACGCGGGTACTGATCAACCTTCTGCCCAATACGCCGGAAACGGTGGGCATCATGAACGCCCGGTTGCTCGCAGCGCTTGCGGATAACGCTTATGTCCTGAACCTGGCGCGCGGCGTTCATCTGGTGGAAGAAGATCTGCTGGCCGCGCTGGAGTGCGGAAAAGTGAAGGGCGCGATGCTGGATGTTTTTCATCATGAGCCGCTGGCGCAAGAGAGTCCGCTATGGCGGCATCCGGGTGTGCGCATTACGCCGCACGTGGCGGCCGTTACCCGCCCGGAAGAGGCGGCCGCGTTTATCGCACAGAGTATTACGCGTATCGAGCGCGGCGACATGCCGCCGAATCAGGTGGACGTGGCGCGCGGCTACTAA
- the csgE gene encoding Curli production assembly/transport component csgE, protein MCGRAVEPEIPGLVTDHTVSSVGHDFYRDFAEKWDTPFDGTLSVNEKPSARWGSWITLTLDQDVIYQTFLFPSRKGADNAVELAIAQANEALKQRQIDKALLSTGDLTGDEF, encoded by the coding sequence TTGTGCGGACGTGCTGTCGAACCGGAGATTCCGGGCCTGGTGACTGACCATACGGTCTCTTCGGTCGGACACGATTTTTATCGCGATTTCGCCGAAAAATGGGATACCCCTTTTGACGGCACGCTCTCGGTGAATGAAAAGCCGAGCGCACGCTGGGGGAGCTGGATAACCCTCACGCTCGATCAGGATGTTATTTACCAGACCTTTTTATTCCCCTCCCGCAAAGGGGCGGATAACGCGGTCGAGCTTGCGATAGCCCAGGCCAACGAGGCGCTGAAACAGCGCCAGATAGATAAGGCATTACTCAGTACCGGTGATTTAACCGGCGATGAATTTTAA
- the csgD gene encoding Probable csgAB operon transcriptional regulatory protein, translating to MNEFHALHGQSLLLITKPSLQASALLQNFKSALSLEGKIHNIQRSLEEITTGTLILLDMAEADKKSMAYWKDNLGRRPQTAKVILLNVQDEYPFQEIEKWPHISGVFYATDDEKRVIEGMQCILRGECFFNQRLASYLITRSGFYHFLNCDAVLLTHREKEILNKLRFGASNMEIARSLFISENTVKTHLYNLFKKLAVKNRTQAVTWANHHMRG from the coding sequence ATTAATGAATTCCATGCGTTACATGGTCAGTCATTATTGTTGATCACCAAACCGTCTCTGCAGGCCAGTGCTTTATTGCAAAATTTTAAAAGCGCGCTCAGTCTGGAGGGGAAAATCCATAATATCCAACGCTCTCTGGAAGAGATAACAACAGGAACGCTTATTCTTTTAGATATGGCCGAAGCCGATAAAAAAAGCATGGCCTACTGGAAAGATAATCTCGGACGACGTCCACAGACAGCAAAAGTCATTCTGCTAAATGTGCAGGATGAATACCCTTTTCAGGAAATAGAAAAATGGCCGCATATTAGCGGCGTATTTTACGCGACAGATGACGAAAAGCGCGTGATTGAAGGGATGCAGTGCATCCTGCGGGGCGAGTGCTTTTTCAACCAGCGTCTGGCGAGCTACCTGATTACCCGCTCCGGATTTTATCATTTTCTGAACTGCGACGCCGTGCTGCTAACGCATCGCGAAAAAGAGATCCTCAATAAATTGCGCTTCGGCGCCTCCAATATGGAAATCGCACGCTCGCTGTTTATCAGTGAGAACACCGTCAAAACCCATCTCTATAACCTGTTTAAAAAACTGGCGGTAAAGAACCGTACGCAGGCAGTGACCTGGGCAAACCATCACATGAGGGGCTGA